The Pyxidicoccus xibeiensis DNA segment GCGACGGACAAGGACGATGCGAAGTTCGAGCGCTTCGCGAAGGCCGTCCTCGACAAGGCCTACAACCCGGGGACTGCCAACGACCTGCGCCGGGCGCTGTTCGACCAGACGGTGCGCCTGGAGGCCCGCCGCGAGCTCAATGCCTCACGCGTGCCCTATGGCCATGCCCGCCTGGATGCCTTCGGGGACATCCTGAACATGGTGCTGGCCTCGAACCTCGGCATCCCGGAGAACAAGCGTGAGGCCAACGCTCCTGTCTCCTACCCGTTCCTCTGGGACACGCCCCATCATGATGTCGTCCAGTGGAATGGCTCCGCCGCGAACAAGACGCCAGGGCCGCTGCTGCGCAACGCAGGGGAGATGCTGGGCGTCTTCGCGGCCGTCCAGCTCACCCCCAGCCCGCTCCTCCATGGGTACAAGACCTCCATCGAGCTGGAGAACCTGGGCCTGCTGGAGAAGTCCCTGGAGTCCCTCTGGTCCCCAGAGTGGCCCAGGGAGGTGTTCCCGGCCATCGACCCCGGCATGTTCCTCCGGGGCGAGGAGCACTACAAAGCGCACTGCGTGAAGTGCCATGCCCATATCGACCGGACGAACAAGGACCGGCGCATCAATGCCGTCATGACGCCCCTGGCGGAGATTGGAACCGACACGCTGATGGCCGAGAACTTCGCGGGCCGGACGGCGAAGACGGGCCGGCTGATGGGCATCAAGGAATACATCATCGCGGGCGAGCCGCTGGGCGCGGAGGAGCCCGCGCTCAAGGTCCTCCTCAACGCGGTGGCCGGTGCCGTCCTCGAGCACCCGTTCGAGTCCATCAAGGCCAGCTTCACGGAGTACCTGAAGGTGCGCAGTGTCCCCCCACAGCCGGGAGTGGGTCCCCTGGATGCGCTCCGGGCCTACAAGGCCCGGCCCCTCAACGGCATCTGGGCGACGGCGCCCTACCTCCACAACGGCTCGGTGCCAAACCTGTGGCAGCTGCTCGTCCCGCAGGAGCAGCGGGTCAAGGTGTTCCACGTCGGCAGCCGTGAGTTCGACCCGAAGCAC contains these protein-coding regions:
- a CDS encoding di-heme-cytochrome C peroxidase translates to MQKRFPRAVALTCLASSLWSCATTPTIKNLEPVPNGIGNVVSLSQGWTVEQQEWFWFTTQGSQILPYDWFLVLEQATSSQLFRAPANFERFKYLNVKPSKLNPDGLPVGFVKDIDDNGHHWMGLTCAACHTNQINFNGVEMVIDGAPTLADFSTFYDELVAALAATDKDDAKFERFAKAVLDKAYNPGTANDLRRALFDQTVRLEARRELNASRVPYGHARLDAFGDILNMVLASNLGIPENKREANAPVSYPFLWDTPHHDVVQWNGSAANKTPGPLLRNAGEMLGVFAAVQLTPSPLLHGYKTSIELENLGLLEKSLESLWSPEWPREVFPAIDPGMFLRGEEHYKAHCVKCHAHIDRTNKDRRINAVMTPLAEIGTDTLMAENFAGRTAKTGRLMGIKEYIIAGEPLGAEEPALKVLLNAVAGAVLEHPFESIKASFTEYLKVRSVPPQPGVGPLDALRAYKARPLNGIWATAPYLHNGSVPNLWQLLVPQEQRVKVFHVGSREFDPKHVGFVTAAADGLYRFDTTLEGNSNQGHTYGTQELNDTQKWELVEYLKSL